From the genome of Vicia villosa cultivar HV-30 ecotype Madison, WI linkage group LG2, Vvil1.0, whole genome shotgun sequence, one region includes:
- the LOC131646785 gene encoding laccase-11-like produces MAYHTMSFRSHASLFIFLFGFVGLISFPVDAAIKKYQFDIQMKNVSRLCHAKPIVTVNGRYPGPTIYAREGDRVQINVTNHVNYNISIHWHGLKQYRNGWADGPAYITQCPIQTGGSYTYDFNVTGQRGTLWWHAHILWLRATVYGAIVIMPKIGTPFPFPQPAREFEIVLGEWWHKDVEEIEKQGNQMGLPPNMSDAHTINGKPGPLFPCSEKHTYAMEVEKGKTYLLRIINAALNDELFLSIAGHNMTVVEVDAVYTKPFTTQSILIGPGQTTNVLVKANQLPSRYFMATRTFMDAPVSVDNKTATAIFQYKGVSNSIIPSFPQLPNANDTNFALNYSKKLKSLNSATYPANVPLKVDRNLFYIIGLGMNSCPTCINGTRLVASLNNVTFVMPKTALLQAHHFDIKGVFRTDFPDKPLSSFNYTGAPLTANLGTSTGTRVSKIVFNSTVELVLQDTNLLTVESHPFHLHGYNFFVVGTGVGNFDPAKDPAKYNLVDPMERNTVGVPTGGWTAIRFRADNPGVWFMHCHLELHTGWGLKTAFVVEDGPGKDQSVLPPPKDLPKC; encoded by the exons ATGGCTTATCATACGATGAGCTTCCgcagtcatgcatctttgttcattTTTCTGTTTGGTTTTGTTGGATTAATCTCTTTTCCGGTTGATGCAGCAATAAAGAAATATCAATTTGAT ATACAAATGAAGAATGTGAGTAGACTATGCCATGCAAAACCAATAGTAACAGTTAATGGAAGGTATCCCGGGCCAACGATTTACGCGAGAGAAGGAGATAGAGTACAAATCAATGTCACCAACCATGTAAACTATAACATATCAATCCATTG GCATGGACTTAAACAATATCGCAACGGTTGGGCTGATGGACCGGCTTATATAACTCAATGTCCAATTCAAACTGGTGGAAGCTACACTTATGACTTCAATGTGACAGGACAAAGAGGAACTTTGTGGTGGCATGCTCATATTCTTTGGTTGAGAGCAACTGTTTATGGTGCAATTGTCATCATGCCTAAAATAGGAACTCCTTTTCCTTTTCCACAACCTGCTAGAGAATTTGAAATTGTACTTGGAGAATGGTGGCACAAAGATGTCGAAGAGATTGAAAAACAAGGAAACCAAATGGGCTTACCCCCGAATATGTCTGATGCACATACTATCAATGGAAAGCCCGGACCGCTTTTTCCTTGCTCGGAGAAAC ATACATATGCAATGGAGGTTGAGAAGGGAAAGACATATCTACTAAGAATCATCAATGCAGCACTTAATGATGAACTTTTCTTGTCCATTGCTGGTCACAACATGACAGTAGTTGAAGTTGATGCAGTTTACACAAAACCATTCACAACACAATCAATTCTAATAGGTCCTGGTCAAACCACGAATGTTCTTGTCAAAGCAAACCAACTTCCAAGCAGATACTTCATGGCTACAAGAACTTTCATGGATGCACCAGTCTCAGTTGATAACAAAACAGCCACAGCTATATTTCAGTACAAAGGAGTTTCAAACTCTATCATCCCTTCATTTCCTCAACTACCTAATGCAAATGACACAAACTTTGCTTTGAATTATAGCAAAAAGTTGAAGAGTTTGAATTCTGCTACATATCCTGCTAATGTTCCTCTCAAAGTTGATAGAAACCTTTTTTATATCATTGGTTTAGGCATGAATTCTTGTCCTACATGCATCAATGGAACACGTTTGGTTGCATCTCTTAACAATGTCACTTTTGTGATGCCGAAAACCGcgcttcttcaagctcatcattTCGATATCAAGGGTGTTTTTAGAACTGATTTTCCTGATAAGCCTTTGAGTTCTTTTAACTATACTGGCGCGCCTTTAACCGCGAACCTCGGTACTTCGACGGGGACAAGAGTTAGCAAGATTGTGTTTAATTCTACAGTTGAGCTTGTTTTGCAGGATACTAATCTTCTTACTGTTGAATCACATCCATTCCATCTTCATGGTTATAACTTTTTTGTTGTTGGAACTGGTGTTGGTAATTTTGATCCTGCCAAAGATCCTGCTAAATATAATTTGGTTGATCCTATGGAGAGGAACACCGTTGGTGTTCCAACCGGTGGTTGGACCGCAATTCGATTCAGGGCCGATAACCCAG GTGTTTGGTTCATGCATTGTCATTTGGAGTTACACACTGGTTGGGGATTGAAAACAGCTTTTGTTGTGGAAGATGGACCTGGAAAAGATCAATCTGTTCTGCCACCACCAAAGGATCTTCCGAAATGTTAG
- the LOC131650002 gene encoding uncharacterized protein LOC131650002, whose amino-acid sequence MLLPIFDSHSALYGYELVVHRLLLPDAWILQHFPNIIGWDEVPTYTELMPHASAFNPLRGNQVSNPYRRGLDRIAAENVRYDCYAEHRETVPFDEIAMYFGWFAVSSTIIVCYLPEHVMRQFGYAQTMPHNPTVSAPITMTRRQLDEVFADKEHHMVPEEARATRAENDWSCVEGYITWYYRVSHPYMIPAAHGDPPRPAHEEILQAHQAELDHTHDLLPRCRQIADTGLGAIADGLFSKGPEERRVVDVMIRLT is encoded by the exons ATGTTACTTCCTATATTTGATAGTCACTCAGCTCTTTATGGATACGAGCTCGTTGTACACAGACTTCTTCTACCTGAT GCTTGGATACTTCAACACTTCCCAAACATTATTGGCTGGGATGAGGTGCCTACCTACACTGAGCTCATGCCGCATGCCAGTGCATTCAACCCCCTCAGAGGGAACCAGGTGTCGAATCCTTACAGGCGCGGACTTGATCGGATTGCTGCCGAGAACGTACGTTATGACTGTTATGCTGAGCACCGGGAGACGGTTCCCTTTGATGAGATAGCAATGTATTTTGGATGGTTCGCCGTCAGCTCGACCATCATTGTATGTTATCTCCCGGAGCACGTCATGCGTCAGTTTGGCTACGCACAAACGATGCCTCACAACCCTACAGTCTCCGCTCCTATCACCATGACTCGTCGGCAgttagatgaggtctttgcagacaaggagcatcacatggttcctGAGGAGGCTCGGGCGACGAGAGCAGAGAATGATTGGAGCTGTGTCGAGGGGTACATCACCTGGTACTACAGAGTGTCACACCCATACATGATTCCCGCTGCACATGGAGATCCGCCCAGACCAGCCCACGAGGAGATTCTGCAGGCTCATCAGGCTGAGTTGGACCACACTCACGATCTTCTTCCTCGGTGTCGTCAGATAGCTGACACGGGCCTGGGAGCCATTGCAGATGGTTTATTCTCTAAGGGGCCTGAAGAGAGGCGTGTGGTGGATGTTATGATTAGGCTGACATAA